Within the Alkalibaculum bacchi genome, the region TTAATTATAAATTAATAAAATATTCTACATATGCGATTATTATATTATTCTTGTATTTTATTGTTTCAGGTATAAATGCAAATAATGTATTTAATATTGGCTCAAGAAATGGGTTAACATTTCATAGTCTATTTATGTTAATTCTATACTATATTTCAATCGTGCAAAATAACAAAAAGGTTGATATTATTCCATCATTTATAGGGTTGTTGATTTCTCTATGGGCTACAGGGCGATCAGGGGCTTTAGCCTTTTCGTTCCTTTTTATTGTTGTTATTTTAGAATATATAAAATCTGATCAAAGAAAAAAAATCAAGATGTATAGTAAAATAGTATTTATTATTTTAATTATTTTATTATTGTTGTATTTATTGTTGAATAATAATACAATGAGAACACTTTTTATAGAACCTCTTATGAAGAGGTTTGAAAATGAGGGCTTTGAAAGTCCTAGAAGTATGATGATAACGGGCTATATAGACGAGGCAAAATCTAATCTACTAAGTTTTTTATTTGGCGCAAAGTATATTAATATACCAATTATACATTATTTTAATAATAATCCGCATAACTCATTTATAAATATGCATGCCCAGTTTGGAATGATAGTATGGTTATTAAATTTGTTTTTGATTGTTAAAACTCAATTAAATTTTATTTTGACTAACAGGTATTTTTACTTTGGGTTATTTTTGGTGATTTTAATGAGGATTTTTACTGATGATTTAGCATTCACAGAACTATTTGATGGTATTATTTACTATTTTATTTTTATAGGTTTTTTTCAATTAGACAAGACTAATACTAGTAAATCAGGAGGACAATAGACTTTGATAAGATTTATTAAAAACTCTTCATTATATCTTTTAACTACTATTATACTTAATGCATCTTCATTTTTGCTTTTACCATATTATACACGACTGATATCGCCAGATGAGTTTGGAAATATATATTTAATGCAGACAATATCAACCATATTAGGTATGATTGCGTCAATTCAAATCCAAACTTCAATAACTAGATACTATTATGATTATAAAGAAAATACTCAAAAATTAAAAAATATGTACTCATCAATTATCTGTTATACTTTTCTTCAATCAACGATTATATACGGATTTGTTTTTTATATGAATTCAAAAATATTTTGGTTTTTAGAGATAGAGTTTTTCCCATATATGGCTTTTTTTCTAATATCAAGTTACCTGCTAATATTCTATAACTTAGTATTATCTTTACTTTACGTTGAGGAAAAGGCAAGAGTAATTTCAATAATATCAATATTAGCTGGTATTATATCAATTATTTTAACTATTATTCTTGTCAATAAATTCGATGATAAAATTTATGGATTTGCTTTATCTAAACTATTGAGTGCAATATTTTACTTTATATTGTTCATTTATTTCTCTAAAGACTATTTTACTATAAAGTTTAGAATGACTGACATAAAAGAATATATCACATTTTCGTTGCAGAGATTACCAACTGGATTTTCTTCTTGGTTAGTAACATTTGCTGATCGTTTTATGGTTTATGGATATATTGGAGCCTATGAAAATGGTTTATATTCAACAGGATATAAAATGGGACAAATTCCGGATTTAATTTATAATGCCATTAATCAAGCATATGTACCATATGTTTTTAATAATTATACAAACCAGAATGATAAGAATAATACTAAATTAATTGAGATTGCGAATTATATGTTTACACTATTTATTTTTGTGATATTTATTTTAATTGTTTTTTCAAAAGAATTAATTTTCATCTTAGATCGAAGGTATAAGGATTCATTGGGAATAATGATTATAATTTTAATGGCATATGGGTTAAATGGAATTAAACTGATATTTCATTGTCCAATGGATTATGTTAAGAAATATGGAAAGATTAAGTCAATAATTTGGATGTCTTCAGCAGTAATAAATGTAATTTTAAATGCAATACTAATTCCTAAGTTTGGAGTGTATGGTGCAGCTATAGCAACACTTATCTCATATATAGTAACAATAATACCAACAATATATTTTTCTAATAAAGCAATATACATAAAGTATGATTATGTTAAAATGTTCAAAGTAACTATGATATCCATAATTTATTCCTTTTTATTTTTATTTGATATATCAATTTTGAATCTGATAATGAAAATAATGGTTACTATTTTTTATATGTTAGTTTTAATAAAAGTAAATGATATCAAGATTTGTGATGTAAAAAATACAATAATTCAAATGAAGAGGTGATGATATGGCAAAAGTTATAATTGGAAATAATAGAATGAAGGTAAATGAACTAAAGAATCATTTTAATCAGTATGGATTTAATGATTTTACTGAATATAATAGAGATAATATATTAGCGTTATTTTATAAAAAGCTTAATACCATCGATTATTGTAATTATTATGAAGAAAATAATGATTTTATATGTACAGTTGGCACTATTATTTATAGACAGGCTACAGGAATTAGTGCTCTTAAACAGATTTTAAGAGATTTTAGTACATATAATATTGAGAATATTAGAAATGTGTCGATAGGAAATTATGCAGTAATCATTAAGAAAGGATTAGATATATATATCTTTGTAGATAAAAATTCTATTTATAATTTATATTATTACAATGATAATAATGAATGGCTAGTTAGTAATACATATTACCATTTAGGAAAAGTAAGAAGTACTAATAAGTTTAATTATCTTGATATATTAGAATATTCATTTAACAATGCTATAATAGGTAATAAAACTCCTATAGAAGGAATTTATAAATTACTTGGGAATGAGTACTTTCATATAGATCTAAATTTAAATAAAATGCAAACAAAAAAGTTAGATTGTAATAATTCGTTATGCAAAACCAGTTCCTTTGATTTGTTTTTATCAGACCTAAAAAATATAATTCATGTAATTTCTAAAAATTATTCCAATATAACCATTAGTTCTACTGGAGGCTTAGATTCAAGGCTATTTACTGCATTATTTTTAAGTAATAATGTAAAGCCACAATTAGTGTATGGTATTGGAAACTCAAAATTAACTAATACAAAAGTGCGAGATTTAGAGATTAATAAAATGTATTCAGAGTGTTACGATTTAAAGCTCAGTCTGATGAATTGGGAAACTAAAGTTCCTTTTAACATAGATTGGGACTACTCTTTAGAGAAATTTGGCGAACTATTTATAGCTGATGCAGGAAATAAAAATATTTATGATAGTTTTGAGTGTATAGAGTTTGACTATATAACTTTTGGTTACTTTGGTGAATTGATGAGGAATATTGAATGGATTGATATGATAAGCTCAGAATATTTTACCTTACAGCAATTTGTTGAAATGTATATAAATAAAAATATACCTGTAAACGAAGATACAAAAAGGAATATTTATGATTATATCTATTCAAAATTTGCGGCGATTTGTCAAGCTGAAGAAATTGATATAAACATGATTCACAAAGATAAATTTAGTTTAATTCATTACCATTATAGAAGAAATGCGGATACAGTGATGTGTAATCTTATGAACATATATGGGCATTCATCAATAGTATTATCTGAGGATTCTTTATTACAATATATTCTAAATGTACCTTATAATAAAAAAATGAATTCGAAATTAATACTTAAAGTAATAAAATGCTTATACCCTGAAATACTTAAAATACCAATTTATTCTCATACTAAAGAATGGATTTATAATCCTAAAAAGGGAACTATCCAAAGAAAAGATATTAGTGGAAAAGTCCCTCCTAATATTAAAAGAATAATTTTAGAATCTCAGTATAAAAAATATTTTATCAAAATTAATAAAATGTTAAGCAAAAAACACAATGGAAATTTTAAAGAGGAAAACCTAAATAATTTAAAACAATTAGTAGTGAATGAATTATCAAAATATCATCATCAATTATACGATATAGACGGTTTTGAAGGTGATATTAGACATTTAGTTAGATATTTGGGAATAGAATATATGATTGAAAAATTGACAAGGAGAAGATAATATGAAAAGAATACTTATAACAGGCGCAGATGGTTTTATTGGAAGTCATTTAACAGAAGAACTAGTAAAACAGGGCCAT harbors:
- a CDS encoding oligosaccharide flippase family protein; translation: MIRFIKNSSLYLLTTIILNASSFLLLPYYTRLISPDEFGNIYLMQTISTILGMIASIQIQTSITRYYYDYKENTQKLKNMYSSIICYTFLQSTIIYGFVFYMNSKIFWFLEIEFFPYMAFFLISSYLLIFYNLVLSLLYVEEKARVISIISILAGIISIILTIILVNKFDDKIYGFALSKLLSAIFYFILFIYFSKDYFTIKFRMTDIKEYITFSLQRLPTGFSSWLVTFADRFMVYGYIGAYENGLYSTGYKMGQIPDLIYNAINQAYVPYVFNNYTNQNDKNNTKLIEIANYMFTLFIFVIFILIVFSKELIFILDRRYKDSLGIMIIILMAYGLNGIKLIFHCPMDYVKKYGKIKSIIWMSSAVINVILNAILIPKFGVYGAAIATLISYIVTIIPTIYFSNKAIYIKYDYVKMFKVTMISIIYSFLFLFDISILNLIMKIMVTIFYMLVLIKVNDIKICDVKNTIIQMKR